The genomic DNA TATCCAGGGATTTTTCGACAGCTGCTTGCCGATATTGCCGAGACGCAGACCAATGAGATCATCGCCCGGCTTGATCCCGGCCTGGGCTATAACTTCTTCACGGGTAAGCCGCTTGAGTGCGGAGACCTCAATTCTTTCGAGCCGGAAAAACGACGACCGGGCAATCAGGGAATACGCCTCGTAGACAAGCAATCCACCCAGAGATACCACGGAAAAACAGACAACAGCGCGAGCTGCCTTTTTGAGAAAGCCGCGGATGTCGATCTGCCGTTTCTCACGCTTCATCCGATTCTGGGTACCCCTTACCGGTTTACCCCGAAACGGCTGACTACTTGATCTGCGATTCGCCGGCACGGCCATCTATCTTAGTTCCCCTGGCTCTTTATCTTCAGTGCTGCAGAAGAGACAATCTCCTCCACGAGATCGGCAAACCCGAACCCTGCTGTTTGGGCAATTTCTGGCATCAGGCTGAGTGCGGTCATCCCCGGAAGCGTGTTCACTTCCAACAGGAAGCATTCACCCTCTGCCGTGACCAGAAAATCTACCCGGCTGTACCCGGAGCAGCCAAGTACGCGATGCGCCAGTTCACCCAGGCGTAGCACCTTTTCATACAGCGTCTTTTCCAGTGGGGCAGGACAGATATGTTCGGCCATGCCCGCCGTGTACTTTGCTTGAAAGTCGTAAAACTCCCGTTTGGGAACAATTTCAATCGCCCCCAGAGCCTGTTCGGCAAGGATGGCTACCTGGATTTCTCTCCCCTTGATATATTGCTCCACCAGGATTTCGTCATCGTACTTTAAAGCCTCTTTCAGGGCGGGGAGTAGTTCCTCCTGCTTCCGAACGATGCTGACGCCAACGGAAGACCCTTCCTGAGACGGCTTGACCACCAGAGGAAAACCAAAGCCGGCATACTCTTCATTAAAGCTGTCGCTGTTTCTGAGCACTACATAAGGTGCGACAGTAAGGCCATTAGCCGAAAACACGACCTTGGCCACGGTCTTGTTCATGGCAAGGGCGCTGGCTAGGACACCTGACCCGGTATATGGGATCCCCATAACCTCAAGCAATCCCTGTATCGTGCCATCCTCGCCCAATCTGCCATGCAGACAGATGAAGGCCACTTCAATCCCCTCAGCAACCAGACGCGCTGCAATATCGC from Geoanaerobacter pelophilus includes the following:
- a CDS encoding D-alanine--D-alanine ligase produces the protein MDRATVKNKKIGVLMGGLSAEREVSLNSGKAVHAALIERGYNAVAIDVGRDIAARLVAEGIEVAFICLHGRLGEDGTIQGLLEVMGIPYTGSGVLASALAMNKTVAKVVFSANGLTVAPYVVLRNSDSFNEEYAGFGFPLVVKPSQEGSSVGVSIVRKQEELLPALKEALKYDDEILVEQYIKGREIQVAILAEQALGAIEIVPKREFYDFQAKYTAGMAEHICPAPLEKTLYEKVLRLGELAHRVLGCSGYSRVDFLVTAEGECFLLEVNTLPGMTALSLMPEIAQTAGFGFADLVEEIVSSAALKIKSQGN